A window of the Hypomesus transpacificus isolate Combined female chromosome 22, fHypTra1, whole genome shotgun sequence genome harbors these coding sequences:
- the mnd1 gene encoding meiotic nuclear division protein 1 homolog isoform X1: MSKKKGLSLEEKRTRMMEIFFETKDVFQLKDIEKIAPKTKGITPMSVKDVLQSLVDDNMVDSERVGTSNYYWAFPSKALNTRKRRLDELDKQHSEAKTRRETLQQAGEKAKIGRQETEERAALLKQLQELRQEHAQLKAELDKYRECDPEVIEELKKSNVTAKEAVSRWTDNVFAIKSWAKRKFSFDDSRIDKAFGIPEDFDYMD; the protein is encoded by the exons ATG tcaaaaaaaaaaggtttgagtttggaggagaagaggacacgAATGATGGAGATTTTCTTCGAAACG AAAGACGTGTTTCAGCTGAAAGACATCGAGAAAATCGCCCCCAAGACAAAAGGAATAA cccccatGTCAGTGAAGGATGTGCTGCAGAGCCTGGTGGATGACAACATGGTTGAcagtgagagggtaggaactTCCAACTACTACTGGGCGTTTCCCAGTAAGGCACTGAACACACGCAAGCGCCGCCTGGACGAGCTGGACAAACAG CATTCTGAGGCCAAGACACGCAGAGAGACTCTCCAGCAAGCTGGGGAGAAAGCCAAAATAGGACGACAGGAGACA gAGGAGCGGGCTGCTCTGCTGAAGCAGCTGCAGGAGTTGAGGCAGGAGCACGCCCAGCTGAAGGCTGAACTGGACAAGTACCGAGAGTGTGACCCGGAAGTGATCGAGGAGCTga AGAAGTCCAACGTCACTGCGAAGGAGGCCGTCTCCAGGTGGACAG ATAATGTATTTGCCATCAAGTCCTGGGCCAAGAGAAAGTTTAGTTTTGATGACAGCCGAATCGACAAAGCCTTCGGGATTCCTGAGGACTTTGACTACATGGACTAA
- the mnd1 gene encoding meiotic nuclear division protein 1 homolog isoform X2, which produces MSKKKGLSLEEKRTRMMEIFFETKDVFQLKDIEKIAPKTKGITPMSVKDVLQSLVDDNMVDSERVGTSNYYWAFPSKALNTRKRRLDELDKQHSEAKTRRETLQQAGEKAKIGRQETVGGAGCSAEAAAGVEAGARPAEG; this is translated from the exons ATG tcaaaaaaaaaaggtttgagtttggaggagaagaggacacgAATGATGGAGATTTTCTTCGAAACG AAAGACGTGTTTCAGCTGAAAGACATCGAGAAAATCGCCCCCAAGACAAAAGGAATAA cccccatGTCAGTGAAGGATGTGCTGCAGAGCCTGGTGGATGACAACATGGTTGAcagtgagagggtaggaactTCCAACTACTACTGGGCGTTTCCCAGTAAGGCACTGAACACACGCAAGCGCCGCCTGGACGAGCTGGACAAACAG CATTCTGAGGCCAAGACACGCAGAGAGACTCTCCAGCAAGCTGGGGAGAAAGCCAAAATAGGACGACAGGAGACAGTAG gAGGAGCGGGCTGCTCTGCTGAAGCAGCTGCAGGAGTTGAGGCAGGAGCACGCCCAGCTGAAGGCTGA